The following coding sequences lie in one Heyndrickxia oleronia genomic window:
- a CDS encoding penicillin-binding protein — MKRSKVSMNIGAAVLFLIFGLLFFILIIRFLTIQVTGEVNGTKLTTEAAKQHLRKDIIEAKRGNIFDSHGEVIAEDTTSYRLVAILDKKMTIDPKKPNHVTDPQKTATELSKYIDMSEAEIYKILTKKGAKQVEFGKAGSDVPLKTKNEIDKLKLPGIQFIRESKRFYPNGVFASHLIGYAQKDGESVNTTGKMGIEKVYDQDLQGVNGKIQFESDYWRYLLPGSKKKVTKPKDGKDIYLTLDKKIQIFLEDAMNKAVEKYNPENIVAIVADPKTGKILGMSQRPTFNSMTRDGIEKQWQNLAVESSIEPGSTMKIFTLATAVQEGVFNPNAWYQSGQYFVKNVPNPIKDHNWGRGWGPITYLEGVQRSSNVAFANLLDLIGQDTFRKYLDRFHFGQKTNIGLPNESSGNILYNWPIEKYTTTFGQGTTVTPIQMIQAATAVANDGKMMKPYVIDKIVDPNNDKVEETKPEVVGTPISSDTAKEVRDILRTVVTSEKGTGRIYNIEGYSVTGKTGTAQIPNSSGGGYMTGKDNYIFSFLGMAPQNDPELIVYVAVKKPHLSETETGSEPVAMIFNPVMKNSLQYLNIKPEKMAKVKQTKIPDLAGQTVEEAKGSLGNLGYEVVTLGTGTKVVDQLPRPQTAVLKGEKIILKTDGDPTVPNMINWSKSDVMKVAELLELKLNMVGSGYVTKQNIQPTSPVKKGDHLVVNFQSTEQTIKQKSKVEKKKDEDTPLD; from the coding sequence ATGAAGAGAAGCAAAGTTAGCATGAACATAGGAGCGGCCGTTTTATTTCTGATATTCGGTCTGCTTTTTTTTATCTTAATCATCCGTTTTCTAACTATTCAGGTCACTGGAGAGGTTAATGGCACTAAATTAACTACAGAAGCAGCTAAACAACATTTACGGAAAGATATTATTGAAGCAAAAAGAGGAAATATTTTTGATAGCCATGGAGAGGTTATTGCAGAGGATACTACATCATATCGATTGGTTGCGATTCTTGATAAGAAAATGACGATTGATCCGAAGAAACCAAATCATGTAACCGATCCTCAAAAAACGGCTACAGAATTATCAAAGTATATTGATATGTCAGAAGCCGAAATATATAAAATATTGACTAAAAAAGGTGCAAAACAAGTTGAATTTGGTAAGGCGGGCAGTGATGTACCGCTGAAAACAAAAAATGAAATAGATAAGCTTAAATTGCCCGGTATCCAGTTCATCCGTGAATCTAAACGTTTTTATCCGAATGGTGTATTCGCTTCTCATTTAATTGGCTATGCACAGAAGGATGGGGAGTCGGTCAATACAACTGGAAAAATGGGGATAGAAAAGGTTTATGATCAGGATCTACAAGGGGTAAATGGAAAAATTCAATTTGAAAGTGATTATTGGCGTTATTTACTGCCTGGTTCTAAAAAGAAGGTGACCAAGCCGAAAGATGGTAAGGATATTTATTTAACTCTTGATAAAAAAATCCAGATTTTTTTAGAGGATGCGATGAATAAGGCGGTTGAAAAATACAATCCAGAAAATATTGTTGCTATTGTAGCAGATCCCAAAACTGGGAAAATACTTGGAATGTCACAAAGACCAACCTTTAATTCGATGACAAGAGATGGAATTGAAAAGCAGTGGCAAAATTTAGCTGTTGAATCATCAATTGAACCAGGATCAACAATGAAAATTTTCACATTAGCAACCGCAGTACAAGAGGGTGTATTTAACCCAAATGCATGGTATCAATCAGGACAATATTTTGTTAAAAATGTTCCAAATCCAATTAAAGATCATAACTGGGGAAGAGGCTGGGGACCAATTACTTATTTAGAAGGTGTTCAGCGTTCATCCAATGTAGCATTCGCTAATTTACTTGATTTAATTGGTCAAGATACCTTTAGGAAGTATTTAGATCGTTTTCATTTTGGTCAAAAAACGAATATTGGTTTACCAAATGAGTCAAGCGGAAATATATTATATAATTGGCCAATTGAGAAGTACACGACTACCTTTGGTCAAGGAACTACAGTAACACCTATTCAAATGATACAAGCGGCAACGGCTGTTGCCAATGATGGAAAAATGATGAAGCCTTATGTGATAGACAAAATTGTGGATCCAAATAATGATAAAGTAGAAGAAACAAAACCAGAAGTGGTGGGTACTCCAATTAGCTCAGATACAGCTAAAGAGGTTCGGGATATACTGCGTACTGTCGTTACAAGTGAAAAAGGTACTGGAAGAATTTATAATATTGAAGGTTACTCTGTTACAGGGAAAACGGGTACTGCCCAAATACCAAATTCTAGTGGGGGAGGATATATGACAGGGAAGGATAATTATATTTTTTCTTTCCTTGGAATGGCCCCACAGAATGATCCTGAATTGATTGTGTATGTTGCTGTGAAGAAGCCGCACTTATCAGAAACAGAAACAGGGTCGGAACCAGTAGCAATGATCTTTAATCCTGTCATGAAGAATAGTTTGCAATATTTGAATATCAAACCGGAAAAAATGGCAAAGGTCAAGCAAACAAAAATTCCAGATCTAGCAGGGCAAACAGTAGAGGAAGCGAAAGGATCTTTAGGGAATTTAGGATATGAAGTTGTGACACTTGGAACAGGAACCAAAGTGGTTGATCAATTACCTCGACCGCAAACAGCTGTACTAAAAGGGGAAAAAATTATTCTAAAAACTGATGGAGATCCAACGGTACCAAACATGATCAATTGGTCGAAAAGTGATGTAATGAAAGTAGCTGAATTACTAGAGTTAAAGCTTAATATGGTAGGTTCCGGCTATGTCACTAAGCAAAATATTCAACCTACTTCACCGGTTAAAAAAGGTGATCATTTAGTTGTTAATTTCCAATCTACTGAACAAACAATCAAGCAAAAAAGTAAAGTAGAAAAAAAGAAAGACGAAGACACTCCTCTCGATTAA
- the ftsL gene encoding cell division protein FtsL, giving the protein MSNLARKQQQTYVQPKPKTETQIKPVHKRRKITPGEKLIAGLFIAFVCFMSIKIISTQASIYFINKDIHGLETSIQSKKKVNDDLKMQVSDMSTYERIWKKAKELGLKLNENNVKVVEEK; this is encoded by the coding sequence TTGAGTAACTTAGCAAGAAAACAACAACAAACATATGTACAACCGAAACCAAAAACTGAAACGCAGATAAAACCTGTACATAAGAGAAGGAAAATTACACCTGGAGAAAAACTGATTGCAGGATTATTTATTGCTTTTGTATGTTTTATGTCCATCAAAATTATTTCGACTCAAGCATCGATTTATTTTATTAATAAGGACATTCATGGACTAGAAACCTCCATTCAAAGTAAAAAAAAGGTAAATGATGATTTGAAAATGCAGGTCAGTGATATGAGTACATATGAACGAATCTGGAAGAAAGCGAAAGAATTAGGATTAAAATTAAATGAAAATAATGTTAAGGTTGTTGAAGAGAAATGA
- the rsmH gene encoding 16S rRNA (cytosine(1402)-N(4))-methyltransferase RsmH, with protein MFEHTTVLLRETVDGLNIKPDGIYVDCTLGGAGHSEYLVSQLSSEGRLYAFDQDETAIAHAKEKLKKYENQVVFIKSNFRYIKDELNRLGVEKVDGILYDLGVSSPQLDTPERGFSYHHDAPLDMRMDLEGDISAYEVINSWPYEDLVRIFYKYGEEKFSKQIARKIEAAREKEPIKTTSQLVDLIKEGIPAPARRKGGHPAKRVFQAIRIAVNDELGVFEESLKDAIELLHPQGRISVITFHSLEDRICKTIFKEASTGPELPPGLPIVPDEFKPKLKIITRKPIIPSEEELVENNRARSAKLRIAEKN; from the coding sequence ATGTTTGAACATACAACCGTTTTATTAAGAGAAACAGTCGATGGACTGAATATTAAACCTGATGGTATTTATGTTGACTGTACACTTGGTGGTGCTGGACATAGTGAATACTTGGTTTCACAATTATCATCCGAAGGAAGATTATATGCTTTTGATCAAGATGAAACAGCCATTGCACATGCAAAAGAAAAACTTAAAAAATACGAAAATCAAGTTGTTTTTATAAAAAGTAATTTTCGCTACATAAAGGACGAATTAAATCGACTTGGTGTAGAAAAAGTAGATGGAATTCTTTATGATCTAGGTGTTTCATCTCCACAACTAGATACTCCTGAGAGAGGATTTAGTTATCATCATGATGCACCGTTAGATATGCGCATGGATCTAGAAGGAGATATTTCTGCATATGAAGTTATCAATTCATGGCCATATGAGGATTTAGTTCGAATTTTTTATAAATATGGTGAAGAAAAATTTTCAAAACAAATTGCTAGAAAAATCGAAGCAGCTAGAGAAAAGGAACCAATTAAAACAACTAGTCAATTAGTTGATTTAATTAAAGAGGGAATTCCAGCCCCAGCAAGAAGAAAGGGTGGCCATCCGGCGAAACGTGTGTTTCAAGCAATTCGGATTGCTGTTAATGATGAATTAGGAGTATTCGAGGAATCACTTAAAGATGCGATTGAGTTATTGCATCCACAAGGTCGAATTAGTGTTATCACATTCCATTCATTAGAGGATCGTATTTGCAAAACCATTTTCAAAGAAGCGAGTACAGGTCCAGAATTACCACCTGGATTGCCTATCGTTCCTGATGAGTTTAAACCGAAGTTGAAAATCATTACTAGAAAACCAATTATACCTTCAGAAGAGGAATTAGTCGAAAATAATCGTGCAAGATCAGCAAAACTCAGAATTGCAGAGAAAAATTAA
- the mraZ gene encoding division/cell wall cluster transcriptional repressor MraZ, with the protein MFMGEYQHNIDAKGRLIIPAKFRELLGETFVITRGLDKCLFGYPMDEWKQVEEKLKALPLTKKDARAFTRFFFSGASESEIDKQGRINIPSPLVSYAQLQKECIVLGVSNRIEIWSKDLWGDYFEESEESFTEIAENMIGFDI; encoded by the coding sequence ATGTTCATGGGGGAATACCAACATAACATTGATGCAAAGGGACGTTTAATTATCCCTGCAAAGTTTCGTGAACTTCTTGGTGAGACATTTGTTATCACTAGGGGCTTAGATAAATGTTTATTTGGATACCCAATGGACGAGTGGAAGCAAGTAGAAGAAAAGTTAAAAGCCCTCCCCTTAACAAAAAAAGATGCAAGAGCATTTACCCGTTTTTTCTTTTCAGGTGCCTCCGAAAGTGAAATTGACAAACAAGGAAGAATTAATATTCCTTCCCCACTCGTTAGTTATGCACAGTTACAAAAAGAATGCATTGTTTTGGGAGTTTCTAATCGAATTGAGATTTGGAGTAAAGATTTATGGGGAGACTACTTTGAAGAGTCGGAAGAATCATTTACGGAAATAGCGGAAAATATGATTGGCTTTGATATTTAA